A portion of the Chaetodon trifascialis isolate fChaTrf1 chromosome 7, fChaTrf1.hap1, whole genome shotgun sequence genome contains these proteins:
- the LOC139333741 gene encoding trypsin-2-like isoform X3 has translation MRSLVFLLLIGAACKLDDKIVGGYECARHSQPHQVSLNSGYHFCGGSLVNENWVVSAAHCYNRVEVRLGEHNIRVNENTEQFIRSSRVIRHPRYSSYNINNDIMLIKLSQPAVFNQYVQPVPLPTSCAPAGTMCTVSGWGDTQTVDGNKLQCLQIPILSESDCDNSYPGMITDAMFCAGYLEGGKDSCQGDSGGPVICNGELQGVVSWGYGCAERDHPGVYAKVCIFTDWLQSTMASN, from the exons ATGAGGTCTCTGGTCTTCCTTCTGCTCATCGGAGCTGCTTGTAAGCTT GACGACAAGATCGTCGGAGGGTATGAGTGCGCACGCCACTCCCAGCCCCACCAGGTGTCTCTGAATTCTGGGTACCACTTCTGTGGTGGCTCCCTGGTCAATGAGAACTGGgttgtgtctgctgctcactgctacAA ccGTGTTGAGGTGCGTCTTGGAGAGCACAACATCAGGGTCAACGAGAACACCGAGCAGTTCATCCGCTCCTCCCGTGTCATCCGCCACCCAAGATACAGCTCCTACAACATCAACAATGACATCATGTTGATCAAGCTGAGCCAGCCCGCCGTCTTCAACCAGTATGTGCAGCCTGTGCCTCTGCCCACCAGCTGCGCTCCTGCTGGCACCATGTGCACAGTCTCTGGCTGGGGCGACACCCAGA CTGTTGATGGCAACaagctgcagtgtctgcagaTCCCCATCCTGTCTGAGAGTGACTGTGATAACTCCTACCCTGGCATGATCACTGATGCCATGTTCTGTGCTGGATACCTGGAGGGAGGCAAGGACTCTTGCCAG GGTGACTCTGGTGGCCCCGTCATTTGCAACGGTGAGCTGCAGGGTGTTGTGTCCTGGGGCTACGGATGTGCTGAGAGGGACCATCCTGGTGTCTACGCCAAG GTCTGCATCTTCACCGACTGGCTGCAGAGCACCATGGCCAGCAATTAA
- the tmem145 gene encoding transmembrane protein 145, giving the protein MEVRVGERLLCLAVLSSVFYVDSVHGKYVKGIVNTKEDWVFLTRFCFLTDFGRLDFRFRYPKSRCCQNILLYFDDSSQWPAVYKRPEKNCYQKEAVLRPENNQVINLTTRYTWSGCVVEGDGNEEVLSCVGGRSFRSVRERWWYIALSKCGGDGLQLEYEMKLTNGQSFWTQHFSADEFGILETDITFLVIFSMVFLLSCYFAYNLKGRQLLHTTYKMFMTAAGVEVLSLLFHCVYWGLYARDGVGNGSLKILGKLLFSVSFLVFLLMLILLGKGFTVTRARISHSGSVKLSIYMTVYTITYVILFIYEAEFFDPGEVLYAYDSPAGYGLMGLQLLAYVWFCYAVLVSLKHYPEKQPFYVPFFTTYTLWFFAVPVMALIANFGIPRWAREKIVNGIQLGIHLYAHIVFLVITRPSAANKNFPYHVRTSQIGILLSSPKGGEGAESFPHHAYGNSSFLGDSQHNFTELFSIQSDPVKTVEETVARKGPEVPRNSEQKIITTAADLTSILPPPPPPIPPRPAARSPPLPPRLPSFTEYFSMQSGGGGGGGFGTKA; this is encoded by the exons GACTGGGTTTTCCTCACTCGCTTCTGCTTTCTCACCGACTTCGGACGCCTGGACTTCCGGTTCCGCTATCCAAAG TCTCGCTGCTGTCAGAACATATTGCTCTACTTTGATGACAGTTCTCAGTGGCCAGCTGTGTACAAGAGGCCTGAAAAG AACTGCTACCAGAAGGAAGCGGTGCTGAGGCCCGAGAACAACCAGGTCATCAACCTCACCACACGCTACACCTGGTCAGGCTGCGTG GTGGAGGGAGATGGGAACGAGGAGGTTCTGAGCTGCGTGGGCGGCCGTAGTTTCCGCTCAGTGAGGGAGAGATGGTGGTACATCGCTCTCAGCAAGTGTGGG GGCGATGGCTTGCAGCTGGAATACGAGATGAAACTGACCAATGGCCAGTCTTTCTGGACGCAGCATTTCTCTGCAGATGAGTTCG GAATCTTGGAGACGGACATCACGTTCCTGGTCATCTTCTCCATGgtgttcctcctctcctgctacTTTGCCT ATAATCTAAAGGGAAGACAGCTCCTCCACACAACCTACAAAATGTTTATGACGGCGGCAGGTGTAGAGG TGCTCAGCCTGTTGTTCCATTGTGTCTACTGGGGCCTGTATGCCAGAGATGGAGTCGGCAACGGCAGCCTGAAAATACTTG gGAAATTACTGTTCTCCGTCAGTTTCTTGGTGTTCCTCCTGATGCTCATATTGTTGGGCAAAGGTTTCACTGTCACCAG GGCGAGGATCAGTCACAGTGGGTCAGTTAAGTTGAGCATCTACATGACCGTCTACACGATCACCTACGTCATCCTCTTCATCTATGAGGCAGAG TTCTTTGACCCAGGTGAAGTGCTGTACGCCTACGACAGCCCTGCAGGCTATGGACTGATgggcctgcagctgctggcctACGTGTGGTTCTGCTACGCCGTGCTGGTCTCTCTGAAACACTACCCTGAGAAACAGCCCTTCTACGTCCCTTTCTTCACCACGTACACACTATG GTTTTTCGCAGTGCCTGTCATGGCTCTGATCGCCAACTTCGGGATTCCTCGTTGGGCTCGGGAAAAGATCGTCAACGGCATTCAGCTCGGCATCCACCTCTACGCTCACATCGTCTTCCTT GTTATCACACGACCTTCAGCAGCCAATAAGAACTTCCCGTACCATGTTCGGACGTCCCAGATCGGGATCCTGCTGTCCAGTCCGAAAGGAGGCGAAGGGGCGGAGAGTTTCCCCCATCACGCCTATGGAAATAGCTCCTTCCTGGGAGACTCTCAGCACAACTTCACCGAACTCTTCTCCATCCAATCA GACCCGGTGAAGACGGTGGAGGAGACGGTGGCCCGTAAAGGACCTGAGGTGCCGAGGAACAGCGAGCAGAAGATCAtcaccactgctgctgactTGACGTCGATATTGCCCCCACCTCCGCCCCCGATACCCCCACGCCCAGCCGCGCGCTCACCCCCGCTGCCGCCCCGGCTCCCTTCCTTCACCGAGTATTTCAGCATGCAGAgcggaggcggtggaggaggagggttcGGGACAAAGGCATGA
- the mrpl17 gene encoding large ribosomal subunit protein bL17m, translated as MRLTLPMLISHGRVARKMGLGPQSRINMLRNILTGLVRHERIETTHARADEVRFYAEKLIDYAKKGDTDEKAMKMANFWLTEKDLLPKLFKVLAPRFETQSNGYTRMARIPNKQNLDQAKMAVLEYKGNPFPPLYPVRKQNELSLINQLLKGYREDRARQLAAEA; from the exons ATGCGCCTCACGTTGCCAATGTTGATCTCCCACGGCCGGGTGGCCCGGAAGATGGGCCTGGGTCCGCAGTCCCGAATCAACATGCTGCGGAACATTTTGACAGGACTGGTCCGACATGAGAGGATAGAAACCACGCACGCCCGAGCAGATGAAGTCCGCTTCTACGCCGAAAAG CTGATTGACTACGCCAAAAAGGGAGACACAGACGAGAAGGCAATGAAAATGGCTAATTTCTGGCTGACG GAAAAGGATCTGCTCCCAAAGCTCTTCAAGGTCCTCGCTCCACGGTTTGAGACTCAGTCAAATGGCTACACACGGATGGCGCGCATCCCCAACAAACAGAACCTGGACCAAGCCAAGATGGCCGTCCTGGAGTACAAAGGCAACCCCTTCCCGCCTCTCTATCCCGTTAGAAAACAGAATGAACTCAGTCTCATCAACCAGCTGCTCAAAGGctacagagaggacagagcacGGCAGTTAGCTGCAGAAGCTTAA
- the LOC139333741 gene encoding trypsin-1-like isoform X1, which produces MRSLVFLLLIGAAFAAEDDKIVGGYECARHSQPHQVSLNSGYHFCGGSLVNENWVVSAAHCYKSRVEVRLGEHNIRVNENTEQFIRSSRVIRHPRYSSYNINNDIMLIKLSQPAVFNQYVQPVPLPTSCAPAGTMCTVSGWGDTQSATVDGNKLQCLQIPILSESDCDNSYPGMITDAMFCAGYLEGGKDSCQGDSGGPVICNGELQGVVSWGYGCAERDHPGVYAKVCIFTDWLQSTMASN; this is translated from the exons ATGAGGTCTCTGGTCTTCCTTCTGCTCATCGGAGCTGCTT tcgcCGCCGAGGACGACAAGATCGTCGGAGGGTATGAGTGCGCACGCCACTCCCAGCCCCACCAGGTGTCTCTGAATTCTGGGTACCACTTCTGTGGTGGCTCCCTGGTCAATGAGAACTGGgttgtgtctgctgctcactgctacAAGTC ccGTGTTGAGGTGCGTCTTGGAGAGCACAACATCAGGGTCAACGAGAACACCGAGCAGTTCATCCGCTCCTCCCGTGTCATCCGCCACCCAAGATACAGCTCCTACAACATCAACAATGACATCATGTTGATCAAGCTGAGCCAGCCCGCCGTCTTCAACCAGTATGTGCAGCCTGTGCCTCTGCCCACCAGCTGCGCTCCTGCTGGCACCATGTGCACAGTCTCTGGCTGGGGCGACACCCAGAGTGCCA CTGTTGATGGCAACaagctgcagtgtctgcagaTCCCCATCCTGTCTGAGAGTGACTGTGATAACTCCTACCCTGGCATGATCACTGATGCCATGTTCTGTGCTGGATACCTGGAGGGAGGCAAGGACTCTTGCCAG GGTGACTCTGGTGGCCCCGTCATTTGCAACGGTGAGCTGCAGGGTGTTGTGTCCTGGGGCTACGGATGTGCTGAGAGGGACCATCCTGGTGTCTACGCCAAG GTCTGCATCTTCACCGACTGGCTGCAGAGCACCATGGCCAGCAATTAA
- the LOC139333741 gene encoding trypsin-1-like isoform X2 has translation MRSLVFLLLIGAAFAAEDDKIVGGYECARHSQPHQVSLNSGYHFCGGSLVNENWVVSAAHCYKSRVEVRLGEHNIRVNENTEQFIRSSRVIRHPRYSSYNINNDIMLIKLSQPAVFNQYVQPVPLPTSCAPAGTMCTVSGWGDTQTVDGNKLQCLQIPILSESDCDNSYPGMITDAMFCAGYLEGGKDSCQGDSGGPVICNGELQGVVSWGYGCAERDHPGVYAKVCIFTDWLQSTMASN, from the exons ATGAGGTCTCTGGTCTTCCTTCTGCTCATCGGAGCTGCTT tcgcCGCCGAGGACGACAAGATCGTCGGAGGGTATGAGTGCGCACGCCACTCCCAGCCCCACCAGGTGTCTCTGAATTCTGGGTACCACTTCTGTGGTGGCTCCCTGGTCAATGAGAACTGGgttgtgtctgctgctcactgctacAAGTC ccGTGTTGAGGTGCGTCTTGGAGAGCACAACATCAGGGTCAACGAGAACACCGAGCAGTTCATCCGCTCCTCCCGTGTCATCCGCCACCCAAGATACAGCTCCTACAACATCAACAATGACATCATGTTGATCAAGCTGAGCCAGCCCGCCGTCTTCAACCAGTATGTGCAGCCTGTGCCTCTGCCCACCAGCTGCGCTCCTGCTGGCACCATGTGCACAGTCTCTGGCTGGGGCGACACCCAGA CTGTTGATGGCAACaagctgcagtgtctgcagaTCCCCATCCTGTCTGAGAGTGACTGTGATAACTCCTACCCTGGCATGATCACTGATGCCATGTTCTGTGCTGGATACCTGGAGGGAGGCAAGGACTCTTGCCAG GGTGACTCTGGTGGCCCCGTCATTTGCAACGGTGAGCTGCAGGGTGTTGTGTCCTGGGGCTACGGATGTGCTGAGAGGGACCATCCTGGTGTCTACGCCAAG GTCTGCATCTTCACCGACTGGCTGCAGAGCACCATGGCCAGCAATTAA